Part of the Paracoccus sp. MC1862 genome, GCGCGATCACCACGTTCGAGGGCGCAAAGCGGGACAGGTGCCGGAAGGGCAGTTCGCCGATCCGCGCGACGGCGGCGCCGTCCACGAAGTTGTCGATGGCGGGCAGGGCGACGGGGTGGCCGGCTTCCAGTGCCGCCCGCAGGCTGGCGCCGCCGCCCGGTTCGACAAAGGCAAAGCGGGTCCGGGGTGACTGGGCGGACATGACGCCGGTGACGCCGGCCGCAAGGCCGCCACCGCCGACAGGAAGGACCACGAGATCGGGCGCGGCCTCCATCTGGGCGAGGATTTCGGTTGCAACCGTCGCCTGGCCCTCGATCACGCAGGCGTCGTCGAAAGGCGACAGAAAGGTGGCGTTCTGGGCCTTGGTGAACTCCTGCGCTGCCCGCAGGGTCTGGTCGAAATAGTCGCCGGTCAGCACGATCTCGACCGCGCCATTGCCGAAGATGCGGGTCTTGTCGATCTTCTGCCTGGGCGTTGTCACGGGCATGAAGATCGTCCCCTCGGCCCCGAAATGGCGGCAGGCGAAGGCCACGCCCTGCGCGTGGTTGCCGGCGCTGGCGCAGACGAAATGCGCCCCCGGCCCGGCCTTGGCATGACGCATCGCGTTGAAGGCCCCACGCAGCTTGTAGCTGCGCACCGGGGTCAGATCCTCACGCTTGAGCCAGATCTCGGCGCCGTAGCGGGCCGAAAGATGGTCGTTGCGCAGCAGCGGCGTGGGGTCGAACAGCGCGCGCAGCGCCGCTTCGGCCTGGCGGACGGAGGAGTCGGGATCGCTCATGGTGCAGGGATAAGCGCGGTCGCAATGGATTGCCAGCGTGGCCTGAGCCCCTTGCCCTTGTGAGACCCATCGAAACGCCATAATCCGCTGGAAAATCGCGGATCAAGAGGGCCCCCTGATGTCTGACGCGCCGAAGAAAGTCGTTCTCGCCTATTCCGGGGGGCTCGACACCTCGATCATCCTGAAGTGGCTGCAGACGGAATATGGCTGCGAGGTCATCACCTTCACCGCCGACCTCGGCCAAGGCGAGGAGCTTGAGCCTGCGCGCCAGAAGGCCGAACTGCTGGGCATCCGGCCGGAAAACATCCACATCGAGGACCTGCGCGAGGAATTCGTGCATGACTATGTCTTCCCGATGTTCCGGGCGAACGCGGTCTACGAGGGGCAGTATCTGCTGGGGACCTCGATCGCGCGGCCCCTGATCTCGAAACGGCTGGTCGAGATCGCGCATGAGCATGGCGCCGATGCCGTGGCCCATGGCGCGACCGGCAAGGGCAACGACCAGGTGCGGTTCGAACTGTCGGCCTATGCGCTGGACCCCTCGATCAAGGTGATCGCCCCCTGGCGGATCTGGGACCTGACCAGCCGCACGAAGCTGATCGAATTCGCGGAAGCGAACCAGATCCCGATCGCCAAGGACAAGCGCGGCGAGGCGCCGTTCAGCGTCGATGCGAACCTGTTGCACACCTCGTCCGAGGGGAAGGCGCTGGAGAATCCGGCCGAGGAAGCGCCCGACTACGTCTATCAGCGCACGGTGAACCCCGAGGACGCGCCGGACCAGCCCGAACATATCGAAGTCACCTTCGAGCGCGGCGATGCGGTGGCGATCAACGGCGAGGCGATGTCGCCCGCGGTGCTGCTGACGGCGCTGAACGAATATGGCCGCAGGCACGGCATCGGGCGGCTTGACTTCGTGGAAAACCGCTTTGTCGGCATGAAGTCGCGCGGCATCTACGAAACCCCCGGTGGCACCATCCTGCTGGAAGCGCATCGCGGCATCGAGCAGATCACGCTCGATTCGGGCTCGGGGCATCTCAAGGACAGCCTGATGCCGCGTTATGCGGAACTGATCTACAACGGCTTCTGGTTCAGCCCTGAACGCGAGATGCTGCAGGCGTTGATCGACAAGTCGCAGGAATATGTCTCGGGCATTGTGCGGCTGAAGCTTTACAAGGGTTCGGTCAACTGCGTGGGCCGCTGGTCGGACCTGAGCCTCTACTCTGAGGCGCACGTCACCTTCGAGGAGGACGCCGGTGCCTATGACCAGAAGGACGCGGCCGGCTTCATCAAGCTGAACGCGTTGCGGCTGAAGCTGATCGGCAACCGCAACGCGCGGGTGAAGTAAGAAGGGGGGCTTTGTCCCCACTGCACTGGAAAGGGCCGCCTTTGCGGCCCTTTCCGTTAATATCGGCCTGCCCGTCTTGCGAGAGTTCAGTCATGACGGCTGTTCCGCGATCCCCTTTCTTTTGGGGGCGCCTGGTGGACCTTCCTCTGCTTGCCCGGTTTCAAGGGTCATGCAGTGGCTTGCAGGGCAGGGCGGTTTCGCCTATCTGTCCTGCACCTCACCGAGGCGGGTTGGCGGAGAGGTTACGCAGCGGATTGCAAATCCGTGAAGACCGGTTCGATTCCGGTACCCGCCTCCAGGGTGAGACCCCAGTCAGGCCGGCGTCCTTCCTTCGCCATTTTCCGCTCAAGGCTCTGGAACCACGGGTTTCCGGCAAACCTCGCCGGATGCCTGCCGTACATCTGGCATTGCGGCATGAAAAGGCCCGGCCGCCCTTCGCATGCCGGGTCTTTCCCTTTTCCCTCGCAGCCTCAGCGCCCCCGCAACTGCCCCAGCAGGATCGAGGTCGCGTAGCCGTCGGGCGGGACGCCGATGGATCGCTGGAAGGCCGAGATCGCCTCCATCGTGCCGGTGCCGATCTTGCCGTCGATCTCGTCGCGGTAAAAGCCGCGGGCGGTCAGCAGGCGCTGGATCTCGGTCCGCTCTCCTTGCGTCAGCGGGCGGTCGGACCGGGGCCATGCAGCCTGGATGCCAGGGCGGCCGGCGATCGCCTCGGCCAGGTAGCTCACGCCCAGCGCATAGCTGTCCGAGTTGTTGTAGCGCAGGATCGAGCGGAAGTTGTCGAGGATCAGGAACGCAGGCCCCCGAGCCCCCGCAGGCCGGATGATCGAGCCGGTGCCGGCCGGCAGCCCGCGGCCGCTCGCCGCCCGCACGCCCATCGCCGCAAGCTGGCTGGTGCTGGTCCGCGTGCCCTTGCCGACGGCGGTGAAGCCCTCGGGCACCACGACCTCGACCACCCAGGGCTGGCCGCGCTGCCAGCCGTTGCGGGCCAGATAGGCTGCGGTCGAGGCCAGCGAATCGGTCGGGTCGTCCGACCAGATGTCGCGCCGCCCGTCGCCGGTGAAATCGACCGCATAGCTGAGATACGAGTTCGGCATGAACTGCGTGTGCCCCATCGCCCCCGCCCAGGACCCAAGCATATGTTCCGGCGCGGTGTCGCCCGCCTGGATGATCCGCAGCGCTGCGATCAGTTGTTCCTGGAACATCTGCGAGCGGCGCCCGTCATAGGCCAGCGTCGCCAGCGATGGAATGATCTGCATCCGGCCCCGGTTCGCGCCGAAATTCGATTCCATCCCCCAGACCGCCAGCACGATCTCGCGCGGGACGCCGTAGGTGGCCTCGATCGCCGCCAGCGTCCGGGCGTGCTGGGCGGCCATCTGGCGGCCGGTGGTGACCCGTTCCGGAGACACCGCGCTGTCGAGGTAAAGCCAGACGGGACGCGAGAACTCGGCCTGCCGTCGGTCGAGGCGGATCACCTCGGAGTTGTAACGGGCGATCGACATGGCCCGGTCATAGGTCGCGGGGCTGATGCCGGCCGAAACGGCACGCGGGCGGAAATTCCGCACCCATTGCTGGAAGCTCGCCTCGGTCGCGGGATCGGCAGCGGGGATCGGAGCCGGGGTTACGGACGACCCGCCGCCGGTCGAGCCGATGCCGGGGCCCACGCCGATGGTCGTGCCGCAGGACCCCAGCACGGCCACCATGGCCGTGGCAAGGGCGAGCCTTGTCGTCAATTTCATGTCACTGCCTCGTCGGGATATCGTTTTTATTGCCGCAAAGCTTAGCCGCGGCCCCCGGAAGCTTGCAACCCGCCGCAGGTGTTCCGCACAGCTTCAGGATGCAGGGCGGCAGGATCAGCGGTTGCCCGGCTCGTCGAAGAACGGCTCGAACTGGGCCACGATCACACTGTTTTCCTCAAGCGCGCGGGTCATCAGGGCGCGTTCCTCCTCGGGGATCTCGTGGCCTTCGGCCTGCCGTTCCTCGGGCGTGCCGTAGCCCTGCACCTCAAGCGGGGCCAGGTCGGCCTGCTTGAGGATCGCCACTGTCTCGCGCACCGCCTCGTCCTGATCCACGCCCGAGGCGTAGCAGACCAGTGCCGCGCCAGTCGCCCCATCGGGCAGCCCGTCCCCCTGCTTGCGGCCGACCTGGACCAGCAGCGTATAGACCTGTTGTGCCATGGCTTCCTCCGCTCACTGTCCGGCGGGATGGCGGATGCCGGCCCGGTTGGCAAGCGCGATGGCGTCAGTCCGAGGCGCGGGCCACCCCGGGCGTCACCGCAGGGGTCCAGCCGTCCCGGCGCCCGCAGTCGGGGCAGCCTGTCGTTTCAGACACATCTGCGGCGACCCGCAGCGTGCCGCAGTTCACGCAGCAGACCGGCGCCTTCGGGGCGGCGGTAGCAAGGGGCGCGGGGGGCGACACATCGTCGGGCGGGACAATGGGCAGGCCCGGAACCGGCGTCTCGCGGTGGAAGACCGACAGGCCGCCGCCGGATTCATGGAAGGCGGATTCGACCTGCCCGAGGTTGGAAATGCCCCTGAGCCGCAGCAGCGACTTCAGCTCCAGCGCGCTGATGTCGCGCAGGACCAGTCCCTCGCGGTCGATGCGGCCGTCGCGGACGACGGCCACGGTGCGGCCGTCGATGATCCGCTTGGCGTGGTCGTATCGCTCGATCAGGTTGTCGATCAGCTTGTTCAGGCAGACGATCACGGTGATGACCAGCATGGCCTGCAGCAGCGGCACGTCGGGGTAGAAAGTCGCGTCCCCCACCGCCGAGCCGAGCGCGATCACCAGGATCAGGTCCACCATCGACAGTTGCGTGACCGAGCGCCCGCCGATCCAGCGGATCAACGCCAGCGTGTAGCCGTAGATGAGGAACGTCCTGAACGCGATCTCGGCGTAGAACAAAAATGGTTCCTGGCCCAGGAACATCCGGGTCAGGTCAAAGGGGATGACGGGATCTTCCATGTCCTCTCTGCGGCAGCCGAAGACGATCTGCGGCTTACGACTTGCTCAACCGGTCGGCGAAATCTGCAAAGACGCGGTCGTAAACCTCGCGCTTGAAGGGGACGATCTTCTCGGCCACCTCGCGCGGGGTCATCCAGCGCCATTCGTCGAACTCGGGATGGTCGGTGGCGATGTCGATCTGGTCGTCACGGCCCTTGAAGCGGACCAGATACCATTTCTGCCGCTGTCCGCCATAGCGGCCCTTCCAGATCCTGCCGACAAGTTCCGGCGGCAGGTCATAGCGCACCCAGTCGGGCGACTCGGCCAGGATCTCGCACAACTCGGCCGGAATGCCGGTTTCCTCACGCAATTCGCGCAGGGCGGCGGCGCGGGGGTCCTCGCCCTCGTCGATGCCGCCTTGGGGCATCTGCCAGGCGTCGGAAGGGTTGTCGATGCGGTGGCCGGCGAAGACCTTGCCCTCGTCGTTGATCAGCACCACCCCGGCGCAGGGGCGATAGGGCAGGCCACCGGGGCCACTGTCCTCGGGCTTGATGGCCCGGGCCTTGGTCGTCTCGTTCATCGGCACGCTCAATCCTGGCTGGGACGGTCGGCGGGGCGGCCGACCGGGGCGCGGGCCGCCGGGGCCGAGGTGCCCGTGGGGGCGGCGTTCGTTTCGCTCTCGCGCGCGTCCTCGCTGGTGGGGTCCTCGCCGGTCACGGCGGGCTTGGCCGCATCCGCCACCTGCCGGGCCGAGAAATCGACCGCAGCCAGTCCCTTGAGAATGTCGACCGCATAGGCAAGCTGGTAATCCTCGTCGCGCAGCTTGGCGGTGGCCTCCACCTGAGCAGCCTCTTCCTCGATCTGTCGGCGTTCCTCGTCGCTGATCGAGTCGTTGTTCAGCGCGCCCCGCAGGTCGCGTTCCGAGGTGCCGAAGTTCGAGGCGCTGCGCGGGGCGTCCTCCTCACCCTCCGCCGGGCGGGCGGGGGGCTGTTCCACGATGATGTCGGGGTTGATGCCCAAGGCCTGGATCGAACGGCCCGAGGGCGTGTAATACAGCGCCGTCGTCAGCCGGATGGCGCTGTCCGAGGTCACCGGCATGACGGTCTGGACCGAGCCCTTGCCGAAGCTCTTGGTGCCCACGACGATGGCACGGCGGTGGTCCTGCAGCGCGCCGGTCACGATTTCCGACGCCGAGGCCGAGCCGCCGTTGATCAGCACCACCATCGGCTTGCCCTGCGCCAGATCGCCAGCTTCGGCGTTCCAGCGGCCGCTTTCCTCGGGCTTGCGGCCGCGGGTGGACACGATCTCGCCCTTGTCGAGAAAGGCGTCGCTGACCATCACCGCCTGTTCCAGAAGCCCGCCGGGGTTGTTGCGCAGGTCCAGCACGAAGCCCGTGACCTCGTCGATGCCGCCCGCTTCCTCGACGGCCTTCGCCAGTTCGGTCTGCAGCGTGTCATAGGTCTCGTCGTTGAAGGTGGCGACGCGCAGCACCACGGCATCGCCCTCGTTGCGGGTGCGGACAACGGTCAGGCGGATCGTTTCGCGCGTCATGGTCACGTCGAAAGGCTCGGTCTCACCTTCGCGCAGGATGGTGACCGTGACTTCCGAACCGATGGGACCGCGCATCTTCTCGACTGATTCGTCCAGCGTCAGGCCCATCAGCGATTCGCCGTTCACATGGGTGATGAAGTCGCCGGGCTTGATCCCTGCATTGGCGGCGGGGGTGTCGTCCATGGGCGAGATCACCTTGACCAGTCCGTCCTCCTGCCCGACCTCGATTCCGAGGCCCCCGAAACTGCCGCGGGTCTGGGTCTGCATGTCCTCGTAGTCGTTGGCGGACAGGAAGGACGAATGCGGGTCAAGCGAGGTCAGCATCCCGTTGATCGCGGCCTCGATCAGCTTCTTCGAATCGACGTCCTGGACGTAATCCTGCCGCACCCGCTCGAAGACATTGCCGAACAGGTCCAGTTGTTCGTAGACCGAGGTGTTGCGTTCGGTTTCCTGGGCGATCAGCGGGCCGGCCAGTTGCGTGGTCACGAGGATGCCCGCCAGCGTGCCGCCGATGCCCGCCATCAGATAGTTCTTCATTCCGTCGTCCTGACCTGCTGGGGGGCATCACCGCCCGCCGTGTCGCCGTTGTCGCTGGCGGCATCGCTGCCGGTCGCGGGGGTTATGACCGGATTCATCACGAACCACTCGGTCGGGTCCAGCGTTTCCTTGCCCTGGCGCAGTTCCACATACAGCGGCTGCATCGCAGGCGGGGTGCTGCCGACAGTCGCGGCTTCCACGAAGGCGGCGCCGAATTCCGCCGCCGAGCCTTCCTGGTCGCCCATCAGTCCCATCGGCTCGCCTGCCAGCAGGACGTCTCCGGTTTCTCCGAACACTTCAGATAGGCCCGCGACGATCAGAAGGTAGCCGCCGGCGGGCTCCACGATCATCACGTTGCCGTAATTCAGCAGCGGGCCGCGATAGCGGATCGTCGCGGGCCAGGGCGAGGCGACCAGCGCCGCAGGAGCGGTGCCGATGGTCAGGCCGGGCCGGCGGAGGCCGTCGGCATCGGGCTCGTCAGGGCCGCGCAGGATCGCGCCCACCGCCGGCAGGGGCAGGCTGCCCTGCGCGGCCTCGAAATCGGCCATCGGCGCGCCGATGTCCTTTTCCATCGCCACGATCCCATCCGCGAACCCTTCCAACGTGTCGGCCGAAGCCAGCAGCGCTGTCAGTTCGGCCGGGTCCTCGCCAAAGCGTGTGGGCATGGAGGAGCGGTCGGTGACCGCCGAGGCCAGCAACCGCCGCGCCTCCTGCACATGGCCAAGGCCCTGCGCCAGCATGTCGGCGGCGGATTGCTCGATCCGGCGCACAGTAGCGATTTCGTCCAGCCCGGCCTTGAGCCGGTCGGCCTCGGCCTGCAGGGCGGGGGCGACGGCGGACAGGATCATGCCGGATTGCGCGGTGCTGGCCGCGCCCGCCGGGTGCAGCAGCATCAGGGTTTCGGGCGATTGCTGCATCGCCGTCATCACGCCCAGGACGCGGGACAACTGGTCGCGCTGGGCCTCGAACTCGGCCCGCACCTCGGCTTCGCGCAGCGCGGCGCGGCGCAGGCTGTCGCGCAGGGCGGCCTGGCCCTGCTCATAGGCGCGGATCACCTCGGACAGCGCCATCACCTGGTCGTCGGCGGTCAGCGCCTCGTCCAGCCGCCCGATGGCATCGCGCAGGGACCCGGCGGCGGCGGCGGCCTCGCGCGCGGTCGCCTCGGCCGGGGTTTCGTCGGCACCGATGGTCGCAGGATCACCGGTCGCGATGGTGACGGCGCCGCGGCCGCCTTCCGATGCGACCGTCTGCGCTAGTCCCGCGCCGGCTGCCAGCAGCGCGCCCAGGGCCAGCGCCGTTGTCCGCAGAAGGGCAGGGGCGCGGGTCATGGCCGAAGGATCAGGCTCTGCCCGGTCATCTCGGCCGGCTTGTCGAGCCCCATCAGGTCCAGCACCGTCGGCGCGACATCGGCAAGCCGCCCGCCCGTCCGCAGCGAGGCGCCCGCAGGTCCGCGATAGACGATCACCGGCACCGGGTTCGTCGTATGGGCCGTGTGGGGTCCTCCGGTCGCGGGGTCCACCATCATCTCGCAGTTGCCGTGGTCGGCGATGATGACCGCCGCCCCGCCCGCGCGGTCCAGCGCATCCAGCATCATGCCGATGCCCCGGTCCACCGCCTC contains:
- a CDS encoding S41 family peptidase, with protein sequence MKNYLMAGIGGTLAGILVTTQLAGPLIAQETERNTSVYEQLDLFGNVFERVRQDYVQDVDSKKLIEAAINGMLTSLDPHSSFLSANDYEDMQTQTRGSFGGLGIEVGQEDGLVKVISPMDDTPAANAGIKPGDFITHVNGESLMGLTLDESVEKMRGPIGSEVTVTILREGETEPFDVTMTRETIRLTVVRTRNEGDAVVLRVATFNDETYDTLQTELAKAVEEAGGIDEVTGFVLDLRNNPGGLLEQAVMVSDAFLDKGEIVSTRGRKPEESGRWNAEAGDLAQGKPMVVLINGGSASASEIVTGALQDHRRAIVVGTKSFGKGSVQTVMPVTSDSAIRLTTALYYTPSGRSIQALGINPDIIVEQPPARPAEGEEDAPRSASNFGTSERDLRGALNNDSISDEERRQIEEEAAQVEATAKLRDEDYQLAYAVDILKGLAAVDFSARQVADAAKPAVTGEDPTSEDARESETNAAPTGTSAPAARAPVGRPADRPSQD
- the ilvA gene encoding threonine ammonia-lyase IlvA; this translates as MSDPDSSVRQAEAALRALFDPTPLLRNDHLSARYGAEIWLKREDLTPVRSYKLRGAFNAMRHAKAGPGAHFVCASAGNHAQGVAFACRHFGAEGTIFMPVTTPRQKIDKTRIFGNGAVEIVLTGDYFDQTLRAAQEFTKAQNATFLSPFDDACVIEGQATVATEILAQMEAAPDLVVLPVGGGGLAAGVTGVMSAQSPRTRFAFVEPGGGASLRAALEAGHPVALPAIDNFVDGAAVARIGELPFRHLSRFAPSNVVIAPEDRICATMIEMLNVEGIVLEPAGALAVDALRDLGADGALEGKSVVCICSGGNFDFERLPEVRERAQRWAGLKKYFILRLPQRPGALREFLNLLGPEDDIARFEYLKKSARNFGSVLIGIETTSPANLDALSRRLAEAGLDWRDITGDAVLSEFLI
- a CDS encoding lytic murein transglycosylase is translated as MKLTTRLALATAMVAVLGSCGTTIGVGPGIGSTGGGSSVTPAPIPAADPATEASFQQWVRNFRPRAVSAGISPATYDRAMSIARYNSEVIRLDRRQAEFSRPVWLYLDSAVSPERVTTGRQMAAQHARTLAAIEATYGVPREIVLAVWGMESNFGANRGRMQIIPSLATLAYDGRRSQMFQEQLIAALRIIQAGDTAPEHMLGSWAGAMGHTQFMPNSYLSYAVDFTGDGRRDIWSDDPTDSLASTAAYLARNGWQRGQPWVVEVVVPEGFTAVGKGTRTSTSQLAAMGVRAASGRGLPAGTGSIIRPAGARGPAFLILDNFRSILRYNNSDSYALGVSYLAEAIAGRPGIQAAWPRSDRPLTQGERTEIQRLLTARGFYRDEIDGKIGTGTMEAISAFQRSIGVPPDGYATSILLGQLRGR
- a CDS encoding argininosuccinate synthase yields the protein MSDAPKKVVLAYSGGLDTSIILKWLQTEYGCEVITFTADLGQGEELEPARQKAELLGIRPENIHIEDLREEFVHDYVFPMFRANAVYEGQYLLGTSIARPLISKRLVEIAHEHGADAVAHGATGKGNDQVRFELSAYALDPSIKVIAPWRIWDLTSRTKLIEFAEANQIPIAKDKRGEAPFSVDANLLHTSSEGKALENPAEEAPDYVYQRTVNPEDAPDQPEHIEVTFERGDAVAINGEAMSPAVLLTALNEYGRRHGIGRLDFVENRFVGMKSRGIYETPGGTILLEAHRGIEQITLDSGSGHLKDSLMPRYAELIYNGFWFSPEREMLQALIDKSQEYVSGIVRLKLYKGSVNCVGRWSDLSLYSEAHVTFEEDAGAYDQKDAAGFIKLNALRLKLIGNRNARVK
- a CDS encoding murein hydrolase activator EnvC, with the translated sequence MTRAPALLRTTALALGALLAAGAGLAQTVASEGGRGAVTIATGDPATIGADETPAEATAREAAAAAGSLRDAIGRLDEALTADDQVMALSEVIRAYEQGQAALRDSLRRAALREAEVRAEFEAQRDQLSRVLGVMTAMQQSPETLMLLHPAGAASTAQSGMILSAVAPALQAEADRLKAGLDEIATVRRIEQSAADMLAQGLGHVQEARRLLASAVTDRSSMPTRFGEDPAELTALLASADTLEGFADGIVAMEKDIGAPMADFEAAQGSLPLPAVGAILRGPDEPDADGLRRPGLTIGTAPAALVASPWPATIRYRGPLLNYGNVMIVEPAGGYLLIVAGLSEVFGETGDVLLAGEPMGLMGDQEGSAAEFGAAFVEAATVGSTPPAMQPLYVELRQGKETLDPTEWFVMNPVITPATGSDAASDNGDTAGGDAPQQVRTTE
- a CDS encoding DUF421 domain-containing protein, with amino-acid sequence MEDPVIPFDLTRMFLGQEPFLFYAEIAFRTFLIYGYTLALIRWIGGRSVTQLSMVDLILVIALGSAVGDATFYPDVPLLQAMLVITVIVCLNKLIDNLIERYDHAKRIIDGRTVAVVRDGRIDREGLVLRDISALELKSLLRLRGISNLGQVESAFHESGGGLSVFHRETPVPGLPIVPPDDVSPPAPLATAAPKAPVCCVNCGTLRVAADVSETTGCPDCGRRDGWTPAVTPGVARASD
- a CDS encoding RNA pyrophosphohydrolase, with the translated sequence MNETTKARAIKPEDSGPGGLPYRPCAGVVLINDEGKVFAGHRIDNPSDAWQMPQGGIDEGEDPRAAALRELREETGIPAELCEILAESPDWVRYDLPPELVGRIWKGRYGGQRQKWYLVRFKGRDDQIDIATDHPEFDEWRWMTPREVAEKIVPFKREVYDRVFADFADRLSKS